Genomic window (Culex pipiens pallens isolate TS chromosome 3, TS_CPP_V2, whole genome shotgun sequence):
ACGTGATGTGTCCTGTTCACGACCTAGCGATTAACCTGCTTTCAGAAAGTGAAGTGTGCCAGAAAGGATTTCGTGTGAAGTTAACGAAGGACGCGTTTGGCCGAGGGACGGACGGTCTCTACAAGCTCACCGAAACCAAACGATCTCGTGCGATTCTGGTGCAAGCAGACGACGAGTTCGAGCTGCGGCATCGCCAAATGGGACATCGGCGATTACGAGATGACAACCGGCGCGGCGTGGCAAGATTTTGGGAGGAAGCAGTGGCGACTGCGTCGTACGTGATCAAGCGACCACCGTCGAAAGAACTGTCGGTAACACCGGAGGAGAATATCACGGGCAAGCGACCGGTCCTGTCGCATTTTCGTGTGACAAAGTCCGTCGTGACTAGCCGAGACGGTATTTTCATGGACGAGTAGTCAGCTCGGTCCGACGATGCGTCGGTTCGGCTGCTGAAGAGGAAGCTGAGCTCGAAGACAACGAGTCGGTCAAAGGCGATGCCGATTTGCTGGTTGAGGCGGAGGAAGAACCGTTGGTGCTCCCTCCACAACCAGAGGACtcacaaattctaaaaaaaaaaaattatttatcatGGCAATTTAGAGTTAATTTTTATAGAAAAGTTATGTTCTGAGCTGATTTTAAAGCGGAAGAACGGATGGATGGCTGGCCTTCCCAGCTACCTTTCAACACTGtgggttttgttaaatacttGCCGGTTGTctcgaaatttgcaaaatatttccagctgtcaaaatgctcatgtacccttttcaaatgttgctccacatttgtaacaactcttctgaattatttttattatgtcatTTATGGTGCTGCGACCAGATAAGGACCTGGGAACTACCCTACAAGCTAATCATttagcttagaatagttaagtaaagtaccgtcaactggggcgaatcgggactacagtctgaataggtacatcACGTTTAAGACCACTTACCCattcaggcctgaatttaaaaaaaaaggtaatgatgggaaaatgaaaaggttaaaagcttcaaatttgcgaatgaataaacacattttgttgctctgaatcttttctaaccgaaaccacttcaaaaaagcaaaatattaggCTGCAACATTCCTAAAACTCATCAGTGGAACACTTCCAACCATTCTTGCAAACGAGAAAAGAAAGGAGATATCGATGATAAATTTCCTGAAAGAAACCAGtttatacaacaaaatttgaaccatttttcaaagacATGAATGCCACAAAGGTGGTAAAAtgtctataataaaaaaaaaaaatcctaaaactgatgtcccaattcgccccaaaTGACGGTAATATAGATAAGTCTACAATCAACTAAGAAAACTTGCTGGGCCGATGTACAATGGCCAAGTCTGCATGAGTTTACGTAGATTTTCCGAACGTTAAAAATGTCAAGcaacaaaaaatcctaaatatttAGCAATTTTTCAACTATAAATAATTGCTCTTTCCAGTCTTTCAAAAGCAAGTTTTAACCACCAAAATGTACAACTAGAAGCACTACTCACCAATCACCACCTGCTTCCGGTAGGAGTCCTCGATGGTCGGATCGTACTCGTCCACAAAGTGGTTCTGGATGAGCTGTATCGTGAGGGCGGACTTGCCAACGCCTCCGGCACCGACCACCACCAGTTTGTACTCGGTCATTTTTTGTTGCCTGTCTGTCTGCCTGTCGTTTAACGTTGCTTCCGGGAATGGGGTTACGCTACAGGTTGGCCACGGCGGCGGACTCCGGCACCATGCAACGCCAAATCCCCCTTTGCGCTTCTccctttgttgttgttgttgttgctggatgACTTTGGCCTCGAGGGGGCTCTCTTCTCCGTTCTTTGATTATGTTGATTATGTGTACGCTCGCCGTCGTTTCTTCGCGTTCTCTGCTGCTTTTTTCTTCCTTCTTATTTTGGTGTGTTTGATTAATCCCGGACGCtccttgtcgtcgtcgtcgtcgtcaaatACTgttgcacacacatacacacacgcgCGAACGCACACACAGAGACACTCGTTGCGTCGCGAGTAGGAAGGAGTTAATTACTTAACAATTTGCCAAAAGTGAAGCAGCCAACCTTCCCCGGTGTCCCCTCTTGACGTGTTTACTCAGAAGAAGGGAGGACACAAAGCTGCTCTGCTCTTCCTCCTCCGACGGGGCAGTGACTCATGCACAAATCACATCAACAAAATCCGCCTCCCTGCTCTCCTGCTCCGGCTCCCGATGACCAGGCCAAATCCGGAACGCGGTCCTCCACCCGGAAATTCACACGCTCTAGCAGCACCAACTCATCGGTTCAAAGCTCAAAAATCCAACGCGCAGAGAAAAAACggagaagcgaaaaaaaaacattgaaaatccacTTGTTCACTTTTTGTGCTTCttgctttgaaaattttccggtctcttctctttcttgtgTGTGGTGCTGACAGTActttgtgctgctgctgctgccaagaGGAGAGCCCCAATCGCAGGGCGTTTTCTTCGAGGCCCGATGCGCGTTGTTTTTCTTCCTCAAGCTCAAAAGCCGAACCACTTTTCCACTCCAAACTCCTTGCTCCCCGCGCGCACCGGATAATGGACACCACTTTCCCGGATTCCGTTGTCCCTGCTGAAAGTCACAAGCACTCCTTTTTTCCTTTCCTATTTGTGTGGTCTGACAATGATGACGATCGCGAGCGATTCTTTTTGGTTGTTCTTTTTGGCTAGGGCCAGCAGCAGCCTCCCTGACTTCGACGATGGGAAGCGGTTCAATAGAGTTTGGCAGCACTGCAGGCGAACCGGTTCGGGCTGTCATCGTGCGTTGACGTTTTAGAAATTTAGGGGTTACAGATTTGAGAGAGACACATGAACAGAGTGGACCCCTCGGCTAGAGGGTTTTAATTACACGCCTAATTGAAAACACCTCATTTATATGGCAAGCAACACCAGTCACGGCATTCTCACAGAATTCTAACTGAGTGAGAATATTCTTACGCTGAACGCTGCCCGGTCACGAGATTTTCTGGCAGCAATAGTTCTGCTAGAATCTTGCTNNNNNNNNNNNNNNNNNNNNNNNNNNNNNNNNNNNNNNNNNNNNNNNNNNNNNNNNNNNNNNNNNNNNNNNNNNNNNNNNNNNNNNNNNNNNNNNNNNNNCACTGAAACTAAAATCATTATTCATTATATATGCTAACTGCACATAACTGAATCTTAAAACAGCGCAATAAAAACCATGAGTTGTCAAATTGAAACATATATGCTTCacatataattttgaataagaATCTTCATAGATTTTATATGCGTATTGCACATAACCGAGCGTAAATTCtgattgatgaaaaatattgttcacGCAAGTACACTTCGTGAGCATCGCATATAAATGGTATGTGCGATATGCTATAGATTTTTGCAGTATGCTTCTACACATACAACTTATTGTGatttcggaaataaatcgaaataacaGCGCGAGTGTGTTTCATCTCGCGAAGCAATTTTGGGTTGTTTCTTTTCTGAGTGTATCTCAAATGTCAcattcaaaaccaaaacaaaatttcgccgcGGCACCAAACTGAAATTTCGCAAGTGGAGTTGCGAAGAGACTAGCGCCGCAACCAAAAAGGATCAAGGAAGCGACCTCAAAGTTCTGCCAGGAATCGCTTTATGGGCGTGAATTTGATGTATAATTCCATGAAGTACAGCCTAAAAAGGCTGATTACGGCGAGATCGGGTTTCAAAAGGTCAatccaaattttatattttcatgagCCCACTAAATCAGCAACCGGATCAACTCGTGACGGTACTAACGGACCAGATTGACGGTCACTCGGTAATTTTGTTGAGGCTAGATAGCAACCCAGCCCAAGATTGTGACCAAAACTTTTGATATTCTGTGTCTCCTCCTAAAGCTGGGAACAAACTCAAAATCATCACATGACCCAACGAAAACAATTCGGATGCTAGTTTGAACCTCTAATGTTCCGGAACATAAGATTTTAATCACTAATTAAACATAATTGTCCCAATTTTTCTTAAATCCAAGTAGAACTCCACGATTTTTTTCAACGACTCAAGCAAAACCaagcaatcaaaacaaaaaaagctaaCACACTGATTCAAAACAGTTTGACAGATATTTCGCGACAGAAAATCGTCGCGAGAGTTAAACTCGCTTAATTCGGTTTAGTGCCGCGGCGACAATATATGCAATGTTCACAACATTTATGGACAGGTCTCAAATGTGTGGCATAAACGAATTTTGCAAAACAAGATGGCGAAGAATAGAAAAAAACAGCGTTGCTCCCGGTTTTGCCTTgaaataaattgtgattttcattaaaataagttcCTGCAACCTGATCCGGCTGGTGCACGGAGATGCAAAACTCCGGCAGGGAACCGTACGATAAAGATTCTGATTGTAAGTGATGTCCAGCTGGGGTTTAACGAAAAGGGTTTTATTCGAGGTGCGCTTCCGCTTTTAAGTCTGTTTTCATGGTCTAATTCGTTGGTGTAATTTCAGGTGGTTCCCCACGGGTTGATCTACAGCAGCGATGCTCGGTTCGAGCGACTCTTCCATGAGGCCAAAGTGTTTCTTAAAAAGTCGGAAGATGACGGGTAGTTCAACACTTCTTTTTTGGTCGTTTCGGGTTACGAGCACGACTTTCACATCATTCCGGAGGAGAACCTGGCGAGAAGTTACGTTAGTCAACCAGGTTCGACGGTGGCCACTTCCCTGGCAAAGCGCAATACCATCAAAAAGTTCaacgccattttgaacattcacATGTGCCCGGAGCTGCAGGCGGATCACCCCTTTGTGTTCGAGACTAGGTTCGAGACGGTTCAATTGACGGAGTTGAGAACGCGTTGCTGCTGGACGCGGGAGACGTGAAACTTTGCGGGAAACTGACCGATAACGAAAACAGCCAAAGTTGCCATCAATTCGGCTGAGGATTGCAGGTGCCGGAATGAGCAGCAGTACAACTCGATCGGGAGTGGGCAAGGCAACAGTTGCCGGATCGTGAACACGGAGGCATGGTGACGGCCAAGCGGACAGAAGAGGTGGCCCAATAGTGTAGGGGTAGGTTTTGAACAGGTTCTAAAATTTCCTTGAATTCAtttcttttctctttttttacaattatcaGGCAGTGCCAGCCAACCGGTTGCGAGCGAGACGTCCTGCTGGTCATAACCTACAGCCGGAATCACGTTGCGGACAACACTGACCAGCAGCTGTTTCATTGGTGCATGGCTAGGCCAGGTTCTCCGCTCCGCTCCGGACGCGTCAGGAAGTATGGTGATCCCGACAAAATGTGGCTGCCCATGGTCAAGGTCGGTCCATCGCACGTTGTCGTCATCGTTCCCACCATCACCACGGCCACTACAAATCGATGAAGTAGATTCCGAGACGTCACAACTGagcaaatcatttttaatataataaattgtcaaaaacattgatatgcttaaataaaagttatggacaaaaaacaaattgttcaaaaatgtttaataaagaaaattgagaaatttacaACATAAGGATTAAAGAATAATTATTACAAGTAGAACAATTGagaatcaaatgaaaattcacTTGTAAGTTATGAACACTGCTTATACATGCTTTGAGCAACACATATACTGCTCATATGCCGTGTACATACATGTTATATGCATTGGCATATTTCGAATTCATAACCATGTATATGCAGTGCTCATACAACTTATGTGCATTGCATATACCAGTCAAATGCAGAGGCATTTTGCAAAAATCTATATGTGACACTAATAGCATGTATCATgatatttatttcagtgtagaatGATTCTAGCAGGCCTGACAGAATTTTGTTAGAAACTTACTAGAATGTTCTAGCAGAGCGGAATCTGTTAGAATTTTGCTGGAATGTTCTGATAAGACATTTTTTCACCATCCTGTTGGTggtgaacaaaatttttcaccaAAACCACGTGTTTTCCTAcgatctttctttctttctaaaACCTGGGAAGAGAAAGGTGTTCTCGCGATTGTGGTAAGTTGGtgagaacaaaatttaaaaagaagtgCAACTTTTTGGAGATCATGCTTAGCTTGGTCTTTTACAATATGATTCTATTGCGGCGAGCCATAAAAATCTTCATAGGAATGTTTCCGTTGAATATTATGtgctttttatttgttttcccaAAGATCTTCAAAGCTGGCTGAAATCGATGGACTCTCCGCAGATCATGCACAAATACAAGAGTGCTGCCGTTCACCTCGATTATGTCACAAGCTTCGCAGGCGTATATCGGTCTATTTCCTCGCCGATGCATGGCtactagggtgacaataaaaaaacgaCATCCGGGATACCCTCTGGCGCTTTTGGTGCAATTTTAAAAACTGTTTAGCTGTTATGCGTTGCACTAAATGCGCTTATAGTGCTGAATAATTTCCTGTTTTAGTGCTGTTTGGTTACTTGGGTGGTCGTTCTCAGCGAACGCAGCCCAAACGAAGGCGAACAAGCACGGCCCGTCGACGGCAGCACTGTTGCCTACGGTGGTCGTCAACCTGCAGGGAAAGGACGGCAAGTTACACCAGGTGCGATGCCTCGTCGACAGTGGATCCCAAGCATCCTTAATCACGGAGGCATGTGTCAAGCGCATTGGATTGAAGCGCACGAAGGTCTCTCTGGAAGTATGTGGAGTAAACGGGGAAGTTGTCGGCAACACGGCCGGCGCAGTCACGCTGGTGATGTCTTCGCGTTTCAACGGAGAAGCCAAGCTCACCACGCAAGCCTACGTGTTGGGAAGGCTGACGGCAACCCTGCCAAACCAGCGCTTCAGCGTAGCAGATCTGCCCTTCCTGGAGGGGCTGGAACTAGCGGATCCGAACTTCAACAGTCCAGTCGAGATGGATGTGATTCTCGGAGCAGATGTCTTCTTCTCCATCCTGCGAGCCGGGCAGATCCAGAATCAACAAGGAATCCCCGTGGCACAGCGTTCTATCTGTAGTGAATGAGTGTGGTAGAgaagagtgagagagagagagagagagagagagagagagagagagagagagagagttagcGAAATAAGAGAGATCAGGTCAGCCGAGAGAGAAGTTGAAGATGTATGTGTGAGCAAACGAGAAATAAATCAGTCGTGTGTTTTGCTTTGGCCAGAAAAGACGCGTTTGTGTTTCTTATCCGAAACGGAAGATTTTCCGAAAATTTGGAGTGAATACCGCTCAAGTCACGACAATGGCGCAATCAGCGCTCCCTCCGCGATACTTTATCAAGATATTAATAAGttttgttgttcttagtgatttTAGTGATTAATTTTATTCGAAGATTGGCTGTTGTGAAGTGTTTGCAAACCATGATGGCGTCGGCGTCCTCTGTTGAAGGCAGAGCACAGAAAGCTGCAGCGGTGAAATTTTTGTTGTTTGATTGATGGTAACTTTGTCGTGTTTTCCGGCATTCGATCGTAAATTTGCGAAGcaaggaaagatagcacccactcatcttccacggctcgtggatgtaacttctggaggtcctggtcaataacggagtagcaactgcgggtgggcacctatgcttatgcttatgcttatgcttttcCGGCATTCGATCGTAAATATTTTGGTGTAGAaaccctgtttgaaaaatgtcgcacgtcgtacaagctgtcgcgcggttttggttttaccgtttcgatatcgattggtcgaaaggacgacaaacgtacgacaaacactcgacatgcccgacattgttttttccatcgatttcccttcaattcgacgtcacgattttcgtcgacgcaaacagtttgacagttctcttcagttTGTCTTGTTTGGACTTGAATGCAACCGAATCGAACCAGTTATTGTTGATGTTGGGCTTCGGAAGGATTTTGACCGGTAAGTTGTGCTTCTTTTTCTGTCGGAAAGTTCCGGCCGGAGTGGGCAAGTGGCCAAATTATAGTTTCTTATGTTCCAGATATTCAGAATTCTGTCTTCGTGGcggtggaggaggaggacgagacGCATGAATCCGGCGGGCCAGGTCTTCGTGGCGGAAGACAGGACCGGGAGGAACCGAGCTTATGGAGGATATGGTTCATTCCaaaggaggaggaggatgaaTCACCGAATGTCAAAAGTTCTACCCAAGGTAAGAGAAAAAGGGGTACAGAATAATCATCTCGTGGCGGTGTTTCTGATCCAccggattttttaatcaatagaaCTGTTGCTTCAAGTCATTGAAATGATGGAAGAGGCGCATTTCAAAGTATCGGGAGTGAGCTTGGAAGACCGGAAGTATGAGGGCTAATATTGGGTGTTATGATTATTGGACTTCAGAATTGTATAATAAAAAACTCTAACATTTGACTAATCAAAAATTAACTCCTTAAGGAAATTTTTAGTATCTCTGATTTAACCCTTTAAGGCCCAGAACTTTTTATACAGTTTTTATTACCTAAAAAGtagttaacattgaaaaaacggatttttggaATGGTGTAAGTGCTCCGCCAGGAACATCTTGATGATGAGttgcaatatttaaaaactaccAACATCCTGAATTCTCTaatattttacagtttttttatattttttttaccgaaaaaataaaattaatttaaataaaaaaggttgaaaacaaagcagattacaaaaaaaataattatttttaaaaggtttacaaaaatatttttttaaatgaaaaaaatatttataataaaattataacaaattgaaaaaatgcagattgcaaaaaggtaaaagcaatatcgttttttatttcaaacactaagaataaaattctaaaataattctgaaattctaaaaatctaaaattctaaaaatctaaaattttaaaattctaaaattctaaaattctaaaattctaaaattctaaaattctaaaattctaaaattctaaaattctaaaattctaaaattctaaaattctaaaaatctaaaattctaaaattctaaaattctgaaattctaaaattctaaaattcttaaattctaaaattctaaaattctaaaattctaaaattctaaaattctaaaattctaaaattctaaaattctaaaattctaaaattctaaaattctaaaattctaaaattctaaaattctaaaattctaaaattctaaaattctaaaattctaaaattctaaaattctaaaattctaaaattctaaaattctaaaattctaaaattctaaaattctaaaattctaaaattctaaaattctaaaattctaaaattctaaaattctaaaattctaaaattctaaaattctaaaattctaaaattctaaaattctaaaattctaaaattctaaaattctaaaattctaaaattctaaaattctaaaattctaaaattctaaaattctaaaattctaaaattctaaaattctaaaattctaaaattctaaaattctaaaattctaaaattctaaaattctaaaattctaaaattctaaaattctaaaattctaaaattctaaaattctaaaattccaaaattctaaaattctaaaattctaaaattctaaaattctaaaattctaaaattctaaaattctaaaattctaaaattctaaaattctaaaattctaaaattctaagattctaaaattctaaaattctaaaattctaaaattctaaaattctaaaattctaaaattctaaaattccaaaattctaaaattctaaaattctaaaattcttaaattctaaaattctaaaattctaaaattctaaaattctaaaattctaaaattctaaaattctaaaattctaaaattctaaaattctaaaattctaaaattctaaaattctaaaattctaaaattctaaaattctaaaattctaaaattttaaaattcaaaaattctaaaattctaaaataataaaattctaaaattctaaaattctaaaattctaaaattctaaaattctaaaattctaaaattttagaattttttagatttttttagaatttttagatttttttagaattttaggaatatttttttttaattttagaattttgtgatcttaaaattttagaattaaagatttatagaaattaagaattttagtgtttcagaattttaaagttctaaatttctaaattctaaaatttttttttaataattttgaattcttaggttctacaatttttaatctcttaaatttttatgttgtaTTACACTcagcccccggtggttggtcactttttcgtttgtaaaatgggtgtcaaactaaaaagtgacccctttcgtttgacaacagtttgtgtcaaaccatcgggttttgagtgttttcttttaattcttgatatttgtaaatttcaaaaatatcaaacattaaatttaatttttaaattattcagatattttgaatttttacgattaatttaaacattcgaacattttaaaattatttaaagtctTTTAAGTTCTTAGCTTCTTCAAAGCAtgaactgcccaccattgaaaaaacggctaatatccacttttggcaaaaacgagatattagcaccaggtggtagaggatgttccaacgcatcttctgcaacttgaatttcactaaaatagtgtttagatttggctgccgatgcgaaaaaccaaacggctaatatgccactcttatgggaaattgccttgacgttgattttgtgacaaacactaaaacgagtttttctcggaatacttgatttggcataatagccgaattttcaattatgggcagtgaaGACCCCAAGTCTTCAGAAACAcatgcattttaatttaaaaaaatcaaaaatatttaaacaggtcCAGATGGGGTTTCTCCATGAAACTTGCGttaatgttgatttttaatttgaaatttaaaatgttagaataTTTTGTTGTCTTAAATTTGCTTTAATCTTtattttctgaataaaaaaaaggtttaattattgcttattgcgagataaaatcacgtttctcctttgctgtgagtgacaggagattattgccacctaactaccgcagtgtaaaaatcagcaagttgaactgaaattctgcgcagatttggctgtcaacttggtttgttttgaatattctccaaaaagtcagctgaaaactcaaggcaacctttgacaacagtcaaaaaattgttctgcggttgtcatgcggctgccatgcgaccattatcttgcggtcgtatcgccgcgcgtgaactctaattattgacgcccgcaataataactacttttttaattaatttgttttcaaaattttacattgaaagttaaacttttgaatattccacaattaattattttatgaattttcacagattttttgagtatGATATCTGTCATGAGATTCCCTTTGTTTCAACaacaaaactctagatatgattTGGATATGATTATTCAGCCGAATGACGTTATCTTTTTTCAGGTAACCAAACATATTCCAATCTGATCCTGCTAACAACCCAGCGTTTCCGTGTTGTTCCACGCAGCTTGTTGAACGGAAGCTGTAACGACCGCAAAAACACCTGCTCCAGAAGTTCGTAAACCGACGTTGTCCCGTACTCCGGTGGCCATCAATCCATGGGACATAAACGGTGGCGCCGCACCCCGCCGTATCTGCGGCTAGTCGAGGAGCAATAGTCCTTCTTGATCAAGATGCTGCCCCGCACGCTGGCGTCGGCTCGAAAAGATGGCTGACAAAATCCGGACCCGGAAGACAACGCCAAAAAATTCCGGCCAAGATGCCGAGCGACGAGGAGAACTGGAAGACCAACCGGAAGACGACACCAAGATGTACGTGAAGATCCGCGATACAACAAGTATAatgaaataattgattttttactgtGGGAAAATGtgcaaattacatgaaaaaataaaataaattaaaaataaacaatcatCTATTTTTTAACTGCAACAACCTGAAAAAACAGCACACGACAAAGGCACGAcaacctaaataacaaaaccgtgcgacgtcggtcgaatgtcgtacgacaatgtcgaacaatttcgatgatcgatcgcacgacaaatacgacattttggtgcaaaaacgtatgacattcgtgcgaatgtcgcacgacattgtcgtgcgacgtcgtacggttgcacggacgacaaacgacggacgtccgacggacttttcagtcagggaaGAATCGTCATGGCTGCAGTCGGCCGCGGTGTCCCGTTTGATTGGTTTCACACA
Coding sequences:
- the LOC120419339 gene encoding uncharacterized protein LOC120419339, which codes for MLGFGRILTDIQNSVFVAVEEEDETHESGGPGLRGGRQDREEPSLWRIWFIPKEEEDESPNVKSSTQGNQTYSNLILLTTQRFRVVPRSLLNGSCNDRKNTCSRSS